A genome region from Haliotis asinina isolate JCU_RB_2024 chromosome 11, JCU_Hal_asi_v2, whole genome shotgun sequence includes the following:
- the LOC137255925 gene encoding peptidoglycan recognition protein 1-like isoform X2, translating into MVVFQLSTFLILLHISSAERCACATGNVHVRSGAGVTHNVVGTMTPGECASYKGDEIPVGSMQWAHVEYKGNNGFVAASWLKFQDCTIQQVSNQCACATGNVHVRSGPGTSHGVIGTLTPNTCHAYNGKTVHDGGLDWASIDYSGKDGWVADNWLTIGRCADQGTASISTQQLPGCPHIVSRAAWGARAPKVHISNLSATPQNVYIHHGASASCHDESTCKAIMRSYQNYHMDGHGWDDIGYTFVIGEDGNVYESRGWDKVGTHTLNHNYDGLGFCVIGDFTDHVPNTDALNAVKQLIKCGVDNGKIRTDYVIYGHRDVRQTACPGQKFYDLIQTWPHYKSPN; encoded by the exons ATGGTTGTTTTTCAACTATCCACCTTTTTGATACTTCTCCACATCTCGTCTGCTGAACGATGCGCATGCGCCACCGGAAATGTTCACGTCCGTAGTGGTGCTGGCGTCACCCACAACGTTGTGGGGACGATGACGCCGGGTGAGTGTGCCAGCTACAAAGGTGACGAAATCCCCGTGGGCAGCATGCAGTGGGCCCACGTCGAATACAAAGGAAAC AATGGCTTTGTAGCTGCGAGCTGGCTCAAGTTTCAAGACTGCACAA ttcaaCAAGTTTCAAATCAGTGCGCATGCGCCACTGGAAACGTACACGTACGAAGTGGACCCGGAACAAGTCATGGCGTCATCGGGACCTTGACCCCTAACACATGTCATGCCTACAATGGCAAAACAGTGCATGATGGTGGATTAGACTGGGCCAGTATTGACTACAGCGGGAAG gATGGATGGGTGGCGGACAACTGGCTGACAATAGGGAGATGTGCAG ACCAAGGAACAGCTTCGATCTCCACCCAGCAACTACCCGGATGTCCCCACATCGTGTCACGTGCTGCGTGGGGCGCTAGAGCCCCAAAGGTGCATATCAGTAATCTGTCAGCCACGCCCCAGAACGTATATATTCACCACGGGGCCTCCGCCAGTTGTCATGATGAGTCGACCTGCAAGGCCATCATGAGGTCATATCAAAACTATCACATGGATGGACATG GCTGGGACGATATTGGTTACACCTTCGTCATTGGAGAAGACGGAAACGTGTATGAATCTCGAGGCTGGGACAAGGTTGgaacccacaccctcaaccATAACTACGATGGACTTG GGTTCTGTGTGATTGGGGATTTCACTGATCACGTTCCTAACACCGATGCTCTCAACGCTGTGAAGCAGTTGATCAAGTGTGGCGTAGACAATGGCAAAATCCGCACGGACTACGTCATCTACGGCCACCGTGACGTCAGACAAACAGCCTGTCCTGGTCAGAAGTTTTATGACCTTATTCAAACGTGGCCTCATTACAAGTCTCCCAACTGA
- the LOC137255925 gene encoding peptidoglycan recognition protein 1-like isoform X3: MNGFVAASWLKFQDCTIQQVSNQCACATGNVHVRSGPGTSHGVIGTLTPNTCHAYNGKTVHDGGLDWASIDYSGKDGWVADNWLTIGRCAGDQGTASISTQQLPGCPHIVSRAAWGARAPKVHISNLSATPQNVYIHHGASASCHDESTCKAIMRSYQNYHMDGHGWDDIGYTFVIGEDGNVYESRGWDKVGTHTLNHNYDGLGFCVIGDFTDHVPNTDALNAVKQLIKCGVDNGKIRTDYVIYGHRDVRQTACPGQKFYDLIQTWPHYKSPN; encoded by the exons atg AATGGCTTTGTAGCTGCGAGCTGGCTCAAGTTTCAAGACTGCACAA ttcaaCAAGTTTCAAATCAGTGCGCATGCGCCACTGGAAACGTACACGTACGAAGTGGACCCGGAACAAGTCATGGCGTCATCGGGACCTTGACCCCTAACACATGTCATGCCTACAATGGCAAAACAGTGCATGATGGTGGATTAGACTGGGCCAGTATTGACTACAGCGGGAAG gATGGATGGGTGGCGGACAACTGGCTGACAATAGGGAGATGTGCAG GAGACCAAGGAACAGCTTCGATCTCCACCCAGCAACTACCCGGATGTCCCCACATCGTGTCACGTGCTGCGTGGGGCGCTAGAGCCCCAAAGGTGCATATCAGTAATCTGTCAGCCACGCCCCAGAACGTATATATTCACCACGGGGCCTCCGCCAGTTGTCATGATGAGTCGACCTGCAAGGCCATCATGAGGTCATATCAAAACTATCACATGGATGGACATG GCTGGGACGATATTGGTTACACCTTCGTCATTGGAGAAGACGGAAACGTGTATGAATCTCGAGGCTGGGACAAGGTTGgaacccacaccctcaaccATAACTACGATGGACTTG GGTTCTGTGTGATTGGGGATTTCACTGATCACGTTCCTAACACCGATGCTCTCAACGCTGTGAAGCAGTTGATCAAGTGTGGCGTAGACAATGGCAAAATCCGCACGGACTACGTCATCTACGGCCACCGTGACGTCAGACAAACAGCCTGTCCTGGTCAGAAGTTTTATGACCTTATTCAAACGTGGCCTCATTACAAGTCTCCCAACTGA
- the LOC137255925 gene encoding peptidoglycan recognition protein 1-like isoform X1: MVVFQLSTFLILLHISSAERCACATGNVHVRSGAGVTHNVVGTMTPGECASYKGDEIPVGSMQWAHVEYKGNNGFVAASWLKFQDCTIQQVSNQCACATGNVHVRSGPGTSHGVIGTLTPNTCHAYNGKTVHDGGLDWASIDYSGKDGWVADNWLTIGRCAGDQGTASISTQQLPGCPHIVSRAAWGARAPKVHISNLSATPQNVYIHHGASASCHDESTCKAIMRSYQNYHMDGHGWDDIGYTFVIGEDGNVYESRGWDKVGTHTLNHNYDGLGFCVIGDFTDHVPNTDALNAVKQLIKCGVDNGKIRTDYVIYGHRDVRQTACPGQKFYDLIQTWPHYKSPN; the protein is encoded by the exons ATGGTTGTTTTTCAACTATCCACCTTTTTGATACTTCTCCACATCTCGTCTGCTGAACGATGCGCATGCGCCACCGGAAATGTTCACGTCCGTAGTGGTGCTGGCGTCACCCACAACGTTGTGGGGACGATGACGCCGGGTGAGTGTGCCAGCTACAAAGGTGACGAAATCCCCGTGGGCAGCATGCAGTGGGCCCACGTCGAATACAAAGGAAAC AATGGCTTTGTAGCTGCGAGCTGGCTCAAGTTTCAAGACTGCACAA ttcaaCAAGTTTCAAATCAGTGCGCATGCGCCACTGGAAACGTACACGTACGAAGTGGACCCGGAACAAGTCATGGCGTCATCGGGACCTTGACCCCTAACACATGTCATGCCTACAATGGCAAAACAGTGCATGATGGTGGATTAGACTGGGCCAGTATTGACTACAGCGGGAAG gATGGATGGGTGGCGGACAACTGGCTGACAATAGGGAGATGTGCAG GAGACCAAGGAACAGCTTCGATCTCCACCCAGCAACTACCCGGATGTCCCCACATCGTGTCACGTGCTGCGTGGGGCGCTAGAGCCCCAAAGGTGCATATCAGTAATCTGTCAGCCACGCCCCAGAACGTATATATTCACCACGGGGCCTCCGCCAGTTGTCATGATGAGTCGACCTGCAAGGCCATCATGAGGTCATATCAAAACTATCACATGGATGGACATG GCTGGGACGATATTGGTTACACCTTCGTCATTGGAGAAGACGGAAACGTGTATGAATCTCGAGGCTGGGACAAGGTTGgaacccacaccctcaaccATAACTACGATGGACTTG GGTTCTGTGTGATTGGGGATTTCACTGATCACGTTCCTAACACCGATGCTCTCAACGCTGTGAAGCAGTTGATCAAGTGTGGCGTAGACAATGGCAAAATCCGCACGGACTACGTCATCTACGGCCACCGTGACGTCAGACAAACAGCCTGTCCTGGTCAGAAGTTTTATGACCTTATTCAAACGTGGCCTCATTACAAGTCTCCCAACTGA